GGATCGGGGCGACGACGACGCTCTCGCCGGTGTGGACGCCCATCGGGTCGACGTTCTCCATGCCGCAGACGATGAGACAGGTGTCAGCGGCGTCGCGCATCACTTCGAACTCGATCTCCTTCCAGCCCATGACGCTCTCTTCGATGAGCACCTGGTGGATGCGCGAGCGGTTGAGGCCCACATCGACGATGCGCTTTAACTCTTCGGGGGTGTGGGCGATCCCGCCGCCGGCCCCGCCGAGGGTGTATGCCGGCCTGATGATCGCAGGCAGCCCGACCAGTTCGAGGGCACGGTCCAGGTCCTCGATATGTTCGAGGATCATGCTCTTCGGGACGGGTTCACCAATCGCGGTCATCAGGTCCTTGAACTTCTCCCGGTCCTCGCCCTGGTAGATCGCTTCCAAGGGTGTGCCCAGGATCTCGACGTCCTTGAGCGCCCCCATCTCGGCGAGTTCTGCGGTCATGTTCAGGCCGGTCTGGCCCCCCATGCCGGAGAGGATGCCGTCGGGCCGCTCTTTTTCGATGATCTTCGCGATGATCCCGGCGTTGATGGGCTCGATATAGATCCGGTCGGCCATCTCGGGGTCGGTCTGGATCGTGGCGGGGTTGGAGTTGACCAGCACCACCTCGACGCCCTCTTCACGCAGGGCGCGGCAGGCCTGTGAGCCCGAGAAGTCGAACTCGGCGGCCTGCCCGATCTGGATGGGGCCTGATCCGATGATCAGCGCCTTTTTGATACGGGGGTTTTTCGGCATCAGGCAATCCTCCTGTACATTTCGTTGAATATGTGTCGTTCGGTGTCGTGCGGGCCGCCGTGCGCCTCTGGATGGAACTGGACGCAGAGGACATTGAGGTCGTCGTTGCAGAACCCTTCGACACTGCCGTCGTTCACGTTGGTGTAGGCGACCGTGCAGCCCTCGGGGAGGGAGTTGCCGTCCACTGCAAAACCGTGGTTCTGGGTGGTGATGTAGATCTGCCCGTCGGTGTGGCGCACCGGCTGGTTGGAGCCGCGGTGGCCGAACTTCATCTTATAGGTCTCGCCGCCGAGGGCGAGGGCGCAGATCTGGTTGCCCATGCAGATCCCGAAGACCGGCAGTTTGCCGATGAAGTGTTTTGCCGCGGCGATGGCGTCGGTGGCGCGTTTGGGATCGCCCGGGCCGTTGGTGATGAATATTGCCTCGGGCTCGTAGGATTCGATCTCCGAAGGCTTTGCATTGTGCGGGAAGATGTGCAGGTCGGCCCCGCGCCTGCGCAGGCTGATTGCGATGTTCTTCTTGATCCCGAGGTCTATCACGGCGATCCTCTTGCCCTTCCCGGGGATGCGGTAGGACTCCTTGCACGAGACCTGCGCGATCAGGTCCTGCTCGCTGATGTTCTGAACGGCGCGGGCCATGCGCACCGCCTCCTCACCGTCGTCGCTGCCGACGATGAGCGCCGCGCGCATCGTGCCGTGCTCTCGTGTCTTGATGGTGAGCTTCCTGGTGTCGACGCCCGATATCCCCAAAAGCCCGTTTTTCTCAAAAAAGTCGATGATTGATGGATTTGCCGATGGTGTGGTGCACACCTCCCGGGCAACACAGCCGAGGGCATGCACCATCGGACTTTGAAAATTCTGTCCGTCTACGCCATAATTGCCGATAAGCGGGAAGGTGAACATGAGGAGCTGACCCGCGTAACTGGGGTCGGTGAGCGCCTCCATGTATCCGGTCATCTGGGTGGAAAAGACCAGTTCTCCGGAACTGGACCCTTCAGCACCGAACCCTTCTCCCACAATAAATTCGCCGTCTTCAAGACCCAGAACCGCCTTCATGAATTACCATAGTTATTGCGCTACGAACCTTTTTAACGGTAGTGACCGTTCCGGTCAGGCCCGCTCACAAAATCTTATATCTCTGGCCAGCCTTAAATCGGCCGGAGGAAGAGAATGCATGGCGCCTGGACCGTACGTTCGGCCGAGATCACGGTAGAGGGGCAGCCCGGTGAGCTGGTGCTGCTCTATGAAGACCTCAGCGATGCCTGTCCCGGAATGGGGCGATACACCGTCGAGTTTCGGAGGGGGGGAGAGGCGCTGTACACCTATCACACCAACACCCACGAATACCCGCCGGGAAGCCCGCAAAGTGCAGAGAGCGTAGCCCTGACGACCTTTTCCCTGCTCGCAAACGCCCTGCCCGAACGGCCCGACACCTTTCTTCTCCACCCGCCCGAACCGCGCGTGCGCCCTTCTCCCGCGGCACCCCGTGACGGCGCGCTCATCATCCAGGGCAGCCCGCGCCGCCACGGCAACACCGCCACCCTTGCCGGGTGGGCTGCGGACGCCTGCGCCGCTGCGGGTCTTGGCACCACATTTGTGTATCCGGCCGAGCGTGCGATCAGTCACTGCACCGCCTGTTACCGCTG
Above is a window of Methanofollis tationis DNA encoding:
- the carA gene encoding glutamine-hydrolyzing carbamoyl-phosphate synthase small subunit, translating into MKAVLGLEDGEFIVGEGFGAEGSSSGELVFSTQMTGYMEALTDPSYAGQLLMFTFPLIGNYGVDGQNFQSPMVHALGCVAREVCTTPSANPSIIDFFEKNGLLGISGVDTRKLTIKTREHGTMRAALIVGSDDGEEAVRMARAVQNISEQDLIAQVSCKESYRIPGKGKRIAVIDLGIKKNIAISLRRRGADLHIFPHNAKPSEIESYEPEAIFITNGPGDPKRATDAIAAAKHFIGKLPVFGICMGNQICALALGGETYKMKFGHRGSNQPVRHTDGQIYITTQNHGFAVDGNSLPEGCTVAYTNVNDGSVEGFCNDDLNVLCVQFHPEAHGGPHDTERHIFNEMYRRIA
- a CDS encoding flavodoxin family protein, with protein sequence MHGAWTVRSAEITVEGQPGELVLLYEDLSDACPGMGRYTVEFRRGGEALYTYHTNTHEYPPGSPQSAESVALTTFSLLANALPERPDTFLLHPPEPRVRPSPAAPRDGALIIQGSPRRHGNTATLAGWAADACAAAGLGTTFVYPAERAISHCTACYRCFNTGRCVIDDEMDGVIGAIEAARLIVVCTPVAAGTVPSALKALIDRSLSLAAARALSGQTPVQWGLLCSAGAEDFTCVHRVVHAFFTRLGIRQLGNVLVPDVDEMADIRADPDREKDLRDQMGALLATMALPDNKP